A window of Mytilus edulis chromosome 10, xbMytEdul2.2, whole genome shotgun sequence contains these coding sequences:
- the LOC139491654 gene encoding actin-binding protein WASF2-like isoform X1 has protein sequence MDPMPFVKRKSDPVRISQVELHKDNNIRDELECISNHTLCGIIQQLSNLNHHASDMFDDLFTETLHVVNRSNKLKDKLNEMKEKYKKWNKKKIGGSLNDNENENALSQHFDQQIFSVQSRPNAIVSMYKAANLPPAISKTDQFREDGKSGLKLYTNPDFFFVHWSSQMEKKETDYSHRKIKRAERKNRRQDKKEGPRQVRRIQDKMRDKAKGAEFSTQFVQQSHGKRKKEKKKKMEGISSKQWEKQHPNQKLENVQEKDEMEESAKIHDRDENGKVDPDSSIQAELPKENDAPPPVPMRKHSVISNHTNSALPPPPDDRYSDLPPPPPDPTVVMTNGPIQSVAFPPAPHEFYNSVIDERESFYPLPPPPDESDSNEGRDSIIEPPPPLEINPQLLRASQKLRANRISTFVFPSAVENANNINSRKNIPPPPVIQNTDKASVPNAPPPPPPPPPPGIALPPNTSTTTSTSISVETSSATGMFSENSLLAMKKNLKQSKDRKTPIQSVKSNSNHMDVTTIMNRALENRRKFTEDSSSDGDDSRFFRQRL, from the exons CCTATGCCATTTGTCAAACGCAAGTCGGATCCAGTCCGAATAAGCCAGGTGGAGCTTCACAAAGATAACAATATCCGAGATGAACTCGAATGCATATCTAACCACACCCTCTGTGGAATAATACAACAACTCAGTAACCTTAACCATCATGCCTCGGACATGTTTGACGACCTTTTCACAGAGACTTTACATGTCGTCAATAGATCAAACAAACTTAAAGACAAACTCaacgaaatgaaagaaaaatataagaagtGGAATAAGAAAAAGATTGGAG GTTCTTTGAAtgacaatgaaaatgaaaatgcgCTTTCGCAGCATTTTGATCAGCAAATCTTTAGTGTGCAAAGTAGACCCAATGCCATAGTGTCCATGTACAAGGCAGCCAACCTCCCTCCGGCCATTTCAAAGACTGACCAATTCAG AGAAGATGGGAAAAGTGGATTAAAACTGTATACCAACCCAGACTTTTTCTTTGTCCATTGGTCTTCACAAATGGAGAAAAAAGAAACAGATTATAGCCACCGAAAGATAAAg AGAGCAGAAAGAAAAAATCGTCGACAGGATAAAAAAGAAGGTCCGAGACAAGTTAGGAGAATACAAGATAAAATGAGAGACAAAGCAAAAGGTGCAGAATTTAGCACACAGTTTGTTCAACAGAGTCACGGGAAACGTAAGAAggagaaaaagaaaaagatggAAGGCATTTCTAGTAAACAATGGGAAAAACAGCATCCTAACCAGAAACTTGAAAATGTTCAGGAAAAGGACGAAATGGAAGAATCAGCGAAAATACATGATAGG GATGAAAATGGAAAGGTTGACCCAGATTCTAGTATACAAGCAGAGTTGCCCAAAGAAAATGATGCACCGCCACCTGTACCTATGCGTAAACACAGCGTCATTTCCAATCACACTAATTCGGCATTACCACCACCGCCTGACGATCGATACAGTGATTTACCGCCGCCACCTCCTGATCCGACTGTTGTTATGACGAATGGACCTATACAAAGTGTTGCATTTCCACCTGCTCCTCACGAATTTTATAACTCAGTAATTGACGAGCGTGAATCGTTTTACCCGTTGCCTCCACCACCCGATGAGTCGGATAGTAATGAAGGAAGGGACAGCATAATTGAACCTCCTCCTCCACTAGAAATAAATCCACAACTGCTACGAGCCTCTCAGAAGCTCAGAGCCAATAGAATAAGTACATTTGTCTTTCCATCAGCCGTGGAAAATGCCAACAATATTAACAGCAGAAAAAATATCCCACCTCCTCCTGTTATTCAAAACACTGACAAAGCTTCCGTTCCAAATGCACCGCCACCACCGCCACCTCCGCCACCTCCGGGAATAGCTCTTCCACCAAATACGTCGACGACAACGTCTACATCTATTAGTGTTGAAACTTCGTCTGCAACAGGGATGTTTTCGGAAAACTCATTACTTGCAA TGAAAAAGAATTTGAAACAGTCAAAAGACAGAAAAACACCAATACAGTCAGTCAAATCTAATTCGAATCATATGGATGTTACCACCATAATGAACAGAGCTTTAGAGAATCGCCGAAAGTTTACAGAAGACAGTTCAAGTGATGGCGATGACTCCCGATTTTTCCGACAGCGATTGTGA
- the LOC139491654 gene encoding actin-binding protein WASF2-like isoform X2 encodes MPFVKRKSDPVRISQVELHKDNNIRDELECISNHTLCGIIQQLSNLNHHASDMFDDLFTETLHVVNRSNKLKDKLNEMKEKYKKWNKKKIGGSLNDNENENALSQHFDQQIFSVQSRPNAIVSMYKAANLPPAISKTDQFREDGKSGLKLYTNPDFFFVHWSSQMEKKETDYSHRKIKRAERKNRRQDKKEGPRQVRRIQDKMRDKAKGAEFSTQFVQQSHGKRKKEKKKKMEGISSKQWEKQHPNQKLENVQEKDEMEESAKIHDRDENGKVDPDSSIQAELPKENDAPPPVPMRKHSVISNHTNSALPPPPDDRYSDLPPPPPDPTVVMTNGPIQSVAFPPAPHEFYNSVIDERESFYPLPPPPDESDSNEGRDSIIEPPPPLEINPQLLRASQKLRANRISTFVFPSAVENANNINSRKNIPPPPVIQNTDKASVPNAPPPPPPPPPPGIALPPNTSTTTSTSISVETSSATGMFSENSLLAMKKNLKQSKDRKTPIQSVKSNSNHMDVTTIMNRALENRRKFTEDSSSDGDDSRFFRQRL; translated from the exons ATGCCATTTGTCAAACGCAAGTCGGATCCAGTCCGAATAAGCCAGGTGGAGCTTCACAAAGATAACAATATCCGAGATGAACTCGAATGCATATCTAACCACACCCTCTGTGGAATAATACAACAACTCAGTAACCTTAACCATCATGCCTCGGACATGTTTGACGACCTTTTCACAGAGACTTTACATGTCGTCAATAGATCAAACAAACTTAAAGACAAACTCaacgaaatgaaagaaaaatataagaagtGGAATAAGAAAAAGATTGGAG GTTCTTTGAAtgacaatgaaaatgaaaatgcgCTTTCGCAGCATTTTGATCAGCAAATCTTTAGTGTGCAAAGTAGACCCAATGCCATAGTGTCCATGTACAAGGCAGCCAACCTCCCTCCGGCCATTTCAAAGACTGACCAATTCAG AGAAGATGGGAAAAGTGGATTAAAACTGTATACCAACCCAGACTTTTTCTTTGTCCATTGGTCTTCACAAATGGAGAAAAAAGAAACAGATTATAGCCACCGAAAGATAAAg AGAGCAGAAAGAAAAAATCGTCGACAGGATAAAAAAGAAGGTCCGAGACAAGTTAGGAGAATACAAGATAAAATGAGAGACAAAGCAAAAGGTGCAGAATTTAGCACACAGTTTGTTCAACAGAGTCACGGGAAACGTAAGAAggagaaaaagaaaaagatggAAGGCATTTCTAGTAAACAATGGGAAAAACAGCATCCTAACCAGAAACTTGAAAATGTTCAGGAAAAGGACGAAATGGAAGAATCAGCGAAAATACATGATAGG GATGAAAATGGAAAGGTTGACCCAGATTCTAGTATACAAGCAGAGTTGCCCAAAGAAAATGATGCACCGCCACCTGTACCTATGCGTAAACACAGCGTCATTTCCAATCACACTAATTCGGCATTACCACCACCGCCTGACGATCGATACAGTGATTTACCGCCGCCACCTCCTGATCCGACTGTTGTTATGACGAATGGACCTATACAAAGTGTTGCATTTCCACCTGCTCCTCACGAATTTTATAACTCAGTAATTGACGAGCGTGAATCGTTTTACCCGTTGCCTCCACCACCCGATGAGTCGGATAGTAATGAAGGAAGGGACAGCATAATTGAACCTCCTCCTCCACTAGAAATAAATCCACAACTGCTACGAGCCTCTCAGAAGCTCAGAGCCAATAGAATAAGTACATTTGTCTTTCCATCAGCCGTGGAAAATGCCAACAATATTAACAGCAGAAAAAATATCCCACCTCCTCCTGTTATTCAAAACACTGACAAAGCTTCCGTTCCAAATGCACCGCCACCACCGCCACCTCCGCCACCTCCGGGAATAGCTCTTCCACCAAATACGTCGACGACAACGTCTACATCTATTAGTGTTGAAACTTCGTCTGCAACAGGGATGTTTTCGGAAAACTCATTACTTGCAA TGAAAAAGAATTTGAAACAGTCAAAAGACAGAAAAACACCAATACAGTCAGTCAAATCTAATTCGAATCATATGGATGTTACCACCATAATGAACAGAGCTTTAGAGAATCGCCGAAAGTTTACAGAAGACAGTTCAAGTGATGGCGATGACTCCCGATTTTTCCGACAGCGATTGTGA